The Abditibacteriaceae bacterium sequence CGGCGAAACAGCGAGAATCTGAAACTGCTGGAGTATTTTAAAGACGACCCGCAAACGCACATTACGCAGCGGCGCAGTACTTTGGCGCTCGGCAATATCAACGGCATCAACGCGCAGTGCCAGCAGAAACGGTTCGCCCGCCTGTACCTGCAATTGCGGCGGCGTCAGCACAACAAGAGTCGATTGGGTTTCGACATCGCGCTGCAACCACGTGGCAGCAATCAAAACGACACCGACGATGGCCGTCCCTAAAACTGATGCCCAAACGGCTGTTCCCACAGGGCGTCGCCAGAACGGAAGTACTTCGGCTTCGATTTCGGGAAGACGTGCGCCACACGCCGCGCAGTTGGGAAACGACGCAAAGCCTTCGAGATTCACGACCGAGCACCGTGCGCAGCGAATTTTTTTCATCGCGCTTTTACGATCGGGCCTGAACGCCCTCGTCACACGCGTCGCGCAAAGTCGCAACGCTTTCGGCTAAGTCGCCCTTGAACAAAGCCGAACCGCAAACCAGAACATCGGCTCCAGCGGCGACAATATCGCGCGCGGTTGCCGGTGCAACGCCACCATCAACCTGAATCAAGAATTCTAAACCGCGCTGCACGCGCATCTCCGACAAACGACGCATTTTTTCCAGCGCGAGCGGCAAAAACTGCTGCCCGCCAAAACCCGGATTCACGCTCATCACCAGAACATAATCGAGGTTGTCGAGTAGAACGTCCAGCGTTTCAACAGGCGTCGCGGGATTGAGAACCGCCCCCGCGCGCGCGCCACCTTCCTTAATTTGTCCGACCAATCGGTGCAGATGCGCGTTTCCCTCGACATGAACGGAAATACTTTCGGCACCTACTGCCAGAAAATCGGCGATGCGTTCGCCGGGGCGTTCGATCATCAGGTGTGCATCGAAGTGCAGCGACGAATGGGCGCGTAATGCTTGGAGAAACATCGGCCCCATCGTCAGGTTGGGCACAAAATGGCCGTCCATCGCGTCGAAGTGCAGCCATTCGCAGCCCAATTGCGCCAATTGAGTCGCAACTTCTCCGGCACGCGACCAATCGGCAGCCAGCATCGATGGCGCAATCACGACATCGCGGCCCGCGCGCGGCCACTTTTGCCCACTATTCACCATTGCGCCGTGTTTCCTCCGGGTTCGCACTTTCGCGCGGTTCGTTGTCGGTGCGCGCGGAGGGAGCCGTTGGAAATGTGGTGCGCGGAGGCGGAGGAGTAGCGGGCGGTGCAGGAGCTACCGGCGGAGGAACGGGCGGCGTTGGTACGACAGGCGGTTGTACAGGTGGCGGAGGTGAAGCAAACGGAACCGGAGGCGCAACCGAAGGCTGTGCCGCGTAGAAAGGCGTTTGCGGTGAGGCCTGGGGCACCGCATTTTGGGCGCTATTGCGCTGTTCGACCGAGTTGGCAAGGCGCTCAAGCTGGGATGCAATGCGTGTTAGGCAGTAAAGCGCATAGATGACCGAAACCGCGACGCCCAGCACCGACACCAATTTGACGAACATCCAAAAGCCGAGAAAGGCTCCAATCGGGCTTGCACTTGATTCCATAATTTACCGAGGACGGTCAAATCGACCGTACTTCTAAAAGTTATTGTCGGGCGAGAGGCCCAGCACCTGAAGCGCGTTCGTTGCAGAAATGTGAGCGGCGCGCAGCGTTTGCGCGCTTGTTACGGCTTCATTATGCGCGGTTTTCAAATCATCGCGCACAGCGGCGGCTAATTCTTCCAGCCAGGCCGCCACACGCCACGGCGCGCGTTCGAGAGCCGCGTTCTCAGCCGTGTCGGGCCAGAGCGCAACCAGACGGGCAATTGCACGTTCGTCGTCGCTCCACGTTTCGCCTGCGGAGTTGCCACGCGCTTCCAATTCTCCGATGCGCGTTTGCAAGCGCGAAGGCAGCAAACGAACTGCATAAGCGACATTGGTTTCATCGTCGCGGCGGGCGCGCTCGTAGTCGAGCGTTGCGATTTCATTCCACGGCGCGCGTAAGAGCCAGAATTTGATAGTGTCGGCGTCGAGTTCTTCGGCTGCTTCGTCGAGCGTCCAATCGCTTCCACCGCGCCCGCGCACCACACTTTTGCCGTCGCGCCGCCAGCGCGCGCTTTCGCAAGGAATGAATTCCAGCGCCGTGTCGTCAATGCCCAGAGCGCGAATCGCGGCGCGTGTGCGTTCGATGTAGGGGCGATGCTCGGCGGTCCACACATCGACAACGCGCGTGAAGCCGCGCTCCAGTTTAAAGAGGTGATAGGCAATGTCGGCGGCAAAGTAAGTCGGCGTACCGTCGCGGCGCAGCAAAACGCGGTCGGCATCGTCGCCGAACTGCGAAGTCTTCAGCCACGTCGCGCCGCCGTTTTCGTAAACGTGCC is a genomic window containing:
- the rpe gene encoding ribulose-phosphate 3-epimerase, with protein sequence MVNSGQKWPRAGRDVVIAPSMLAADWSRAGEVATQLAQLGCEWLHFDAMDGHFVPNLTMGPMFLQALRAHSSLHFDAHLMIERPGERIADFLAVGAESISVHVEGNAHLHRLVGQIKEGGARAGAVLNPATPVETLDVLLDNLDYVLVMSVNPGFGGQQFLPLALEKMRRLSEMRVQRGLEFLIQVDGGVAPATARDIVAAGADVLVCGSALFKGDLAESVATLRDACDEGVQARS
- the argS gene encoding arginine--tRNA ligase; its protein translation is MSDSVPTRRHLQDLLSTVEFDGTSMRRAEKSHGDWTIRGDFSSLASAWSGAVETAGGWTNFRMNDEQLRGALAAALSQNERYGASQSCAGRTLVEFVSADPVGPLPFSVARSAAAGDALCRLLAFAGADITREWYLNDIEASPKLHLLGESVGAAYSAHFGQNADFDGALDDAFVRSVAAEEAKAGNQWLLAPHEESVAHFAHAARDAAVASHRATIEKFGVRFDVWTSESTLRNEGRVEGAIRRLRERGHVYENGGATWLKTSQFGDDADRVLLRRDGTPTYFAADIAYHLFKLERGFTRVVDVWTAEHRPYIERTRAAIRALGIDDTALEFIPCESARWRRDGKSVVRGRGGSDWTLDEAAEELDADTIKFWLLRAPWNEIATLDYERARRDDETNVAYAVRLLPSRLQTRIGELEARGNSAGETWSDDERAIARLVALWPDTAENAALERAPWRVAAWLEELAAAVRDDLKTAHNEAVTSAQTLRAAHISATNALQVLGLSPDNNF